The Zea mays subsp. mays mitochondrion, complete genome genome contains a region encoding:
- the orf115-a2 gene encoding hypothetical protein: MDILRSAFGCFSETASFHWLYEIPNETSLRRQRNGKLLGSKPLILCRLSENKYKQGTYDYESEGQACGFDMVSHFSQSHWAIEKYTSTFPIYIKIPTRYLLQRQGVGDPLLLRDR; encoded by the coding sequence ATGGATATTCTTCGCAGTGCCTTTGGATGCTTCTCAGAAACCGCCTCTTTCCACTGGCTATATGAAATTCCAAATGAGACTTCCCTGCGTCGCCAAAGGAATGGGAAACTTCTTGGTTCGAAACCTTTGATCCTATGCCGCCTGTCTGAAAATAAATATAAGCAAGGCACCTATGACTACGAATCCGAAGGCCAAGCATGCGGATTTGACATGGTTTCCCACTTTTCTCAGAGTCACTGGGCAATAGAAAAGTATACAAGCACATTTCCAATCTACATAAAGATACCAACCAGGTATCTACTTCAAAGACAGGGCGTCGGCGATCCTCTACTATTAAGAGACAGATAA
- the orf1159 gene encoding hypothetical protein (orf1 in S2 plasmid) translates to MNYPPLTAKKLAEVKRLLKKSQIPELEYREYEYEVRYEKEMRELELQKDKIKSDFFNCNYNPIRESVRVSTDRDPDLEDEKREQLGESMQAEWERLRRGVEVGTSEDINVDTVKRWGLQNNKYNAEHWIPPGGQRTAEDMGKLYQFWDEFIETYENEVMMNSGYREPLNKDKVFNTLLDHSNNKTNQTAEELKGIQTKIERMTMYFYEANVYESLGQLKNKFINIDEQTAKDYLLDKLEKPDDLDIVRAMGTYTLECIVVFVLSKQFNVFALEKASVQVATLVSELDSAAKIEYNRIIAEGRKRKKAKRGDKQINEDENILLQDKGVDTFNGDVHSELDRKKKSISKQTNRKRVRISKHKEPGIGEALFGWLASRKLIEVKKPVFLFDKKNKKPKNVIYPGYVDCLFDIKDLPFCSTLPMVYPPADWELRPTATAEVSDPYITNLTPLSSYRGGYLTTLQRESGDSPTLLSEKDYGVFDIHIDRERSQPVLSAVKKLQRQPYRINKLVYDFIQKHWSVLVSVGLLRPKNLALFKRKEALRLLSSLLFKHEELSTIYRYSELKSVLLKNIHASTFELYTMKIAEAYLDYKIYFPIFLDFRGRNYRHGPFHFHERDLVRSLIIFDESDDSAAHTINSDDEDRILHNFLISAAYHKSKFGVYQDAMEFISKIIPDMVSKPTFFEKDIFMDTLCCRHPFQYISSCISLKTYADTGDLSVLRYTPVSQDASASAYQMMSYFLLDIDYGIHTNLLKTPNTDGRYIRDIYEFMRDCLINYLIAEEKIELVIKLLTRNEKDQESVLAKIVSIFDRNVVKKMFMPMMYGKTDYTLKKDVEDLLKGKSDSEGINLISKHISTYWKENFGKMKDLMDLINYVSWFGAGQDKPVVYSTPYWVTLQTYKRRKRVKMKIQYETTKNNEKEVKTTSAKMLVPLNDNDIRKSSTSTFANFIHQKDAFTAIQLVEFINKLENASSIPIYAVHDNFITMPEYAWILPTLYRESIFRMGHPLIIINKFLFDHILLPAIQNEHPKDKHFFSVEERSMLYRMMIDLQNPLIPDFGSVDITKDRIKSIVIPKDLLLKCFSCLWMSKTKKISLVRWESCRDKIIKVYMRYTDDISSDEGVSRWLEYKKNLDLASDPVWSCDNTNGTQADSLDKGEDDYCIHY, encoded by the coding sequence ATGAACTATCCTCCACTGACAGCAAAAAAATTGGCCGAAGTGAAAAGACTCTTGAAAAAGAGTCAGATTCCTGAATTGGAATATAGAGAATACGAGTATGAGGTTAGATATGAGAAAGAAATGCGTGAATTAGAATTGCAGAAAGATAAAATTAAGAGCGATTTCTTTAACTGTAATTATAACCCGATCAGGGAGTCAGTTAGGGTATCAACGGATAGAGACCCTGATTTAGAGGATGAAAAAAGAGAGCAGCTAGGAGAGTCTATGCAGGCTGAATGGGAGAGACTAAGGCGGGGTGTAGAAGTCGGTACTTCAGAAGATATCAATGTTGACACAGTCAAACGTTGGGGTTTGCAAAATAATAAGTACAACGCTGAACACTGGATCCCTCCAGGGGGTCAGCGCACAGCTGAGGATATGGGAAAACTCTACCAATTCTGGGATGAATTCATTGAAACATATGAAAATGAGGTTATGATGAATTCGGGGTACAGGGAACCCTTAAATAAAGATAAAGTGTTTAATACACTACTAGATCATTCTAATAATAAGACCAATCAGACGGCTGAGGAATTAAAAGGCATTCAAACTAAAATAGAACGTATGACTATGTATTTTTATGAGGCCAATGTCTATGAATCATTAGGTCAGTTGAAGAATAAGTTCATCAATATAGATGAGCAAACAGCAAAGGATTACCTTCTTGATAAGTTAGAGAAACCAGACGATCTAGATATCGTTAGAGCTATGGGCACCTATACACTGGAATGTATAGTTGTATTTGTCTTAAGCAAGCAGTTTAATGTGTTTGCTTTGGAGAAGGCTAGTGTTCAAGTTGCTACATTGGTGAGTGAACTAGATTCCGCAGCTAAGATTGAGTATAATCGTATAATCGCTGAGGGTAGAAAGCGCAAAAAAGCTAAGCGGGGTGATAAGCAGATAAATGAAGATGAAAACATCTTATTGCAAGATAAAGGTGTGGATACCTTTAATGGTGATGTACATTCCGAGCTGGATAGAAAGAAAAAGAGCATATCAAAACAAACGAATCGAAAAAGAGTTCGAATCAGTAAACATAAGGAGCCCGGTATAGGGGAAGCCCTGTTTGGCTGGCTGGCTAGCAGGAAATTGATAGAAGTCAAAAAACCTGTTTTTCTCTTTGATAAGAAGAATAAGAAGCCAAAAAATGTAATATACCCGGGCTATGTAGATTGTCTATTTGACATTAAAGATCTACCCTTCTGTTCAACCTTACCTATGGTATACCCTCCAGCCGATTGGGAATTACGGCCCACCGCAACCGCGGAAGTCTCGGATCCATATATAACGAATCTGACCCCTCTATCGAGTTATAGAGGTGGTTACCTCACAACCCTACAAAGGGAGAGTGGAGATAGTCCGACTCTCTTAAGTGAAAAAGATTATGGTGTATTTGACATACATATCGATCGCGAGAGATCTCAACCAGTGTTGAGTGCTGTGAAGAAGCTTCAGCGGCAGCCCTATCGAATTAATAAATTAGTCTATGATTTTATACAAAAACATTGGAGTGTATTAGTGTCCGTGGGGCTTCTCAGGCCGAAGAATCTAGCTTTATTTAAACGAAAGGAGGCGCTCAGGCTACTATCTAGCCTTTTGTTTAAACACGAGGAGCTTTCAACGATTTATCGATATAGTGAGTTGAAATCTGTATTGTTAAAAAATATACACGCGTCAACCTTCGAACTATATACTATGAAAATAGCTGAGGCTTATCTAGATTATAAAATCTATTTTCCAATCTTTCTGGACTTCAGGGGGCGAAATTACCGCCATGGACCCTTCCATTTCCACGAACGTGATTTAGTGAGATCACTCATCATATTTGATGAAAGTGATGACTCAGCAGCACATACTATAAATAGTGATGATGAGGATAGAATCCTCCATAATTTCCTTATATCAGCGGCATACCATAAATCTAAATTTGGTGTATACCAAGACGCTATGGAGTTTATCTCTAAAATAATACCAGATATGGTAAGTAAACCTACATTCTTTGAAAAAGATATCTTTATGGATACACTGTGCTGCAGGCACCCATTTCAGTATATATCATCATGTATAAGTTTGAAGACGTACGCGGATACAGGAGACTTGTCTGTGCTGCGATACACACCAGTATCCCAAGATGCCTCAGCAAGTGCTTATCAGATGATGAGTTACTTTTTGTTGGATATTGATTATGGGATACATACAAATCTTTTAAAAACCCCAAATACGGATGGCAGATATATCAGGGATATATATGAATTCATGCGGGATTGTTTAATAAACTATCTCATCGCTGAAGAAAAGATAGAACTAGTAATTAAACTACTTACACGTAATGAAAAAGATCAAGAAAGTGTATTAGCTAAGATTGTTAGTATATTTGATCGCAATGTGGTAAAGAAAATGTTTATGCCCATGATGTATGGGAAAACCGATTATACCTTAAAAAAGGATGTTGAAGATCTATTAAAGGGTAAGTCGGATTCCGAGGGAATAAACCTAATTTCAAAACATATTTCTACATATTGGAAAGAGAATTTTGGAAAAATGAAAGATCTTATGGATCTTATCAATTATGTTAGCTGGTTTGGAGCAGGACAGGATAAACCGGTGGTATATAGTACGCCGTACTGGGTAACGCTGCAAACATATAAGCGGCGTAAACGCGTAAAAATGAAAATACAGTATGAAACAACCAAAAATAACGAAAAGGAGGTTAAAACAACATCGGCTAAAATGCTTGTACCGTTAAACGATAACGATATTAGAAAGAGCTCAACCTCAACCTTTGCCAACTTCATCCATCAAAAGGATGCATTTACTGCTATCCAGCTTGTTGAGTTTATCAATAAACTCGAGAATGCTTCCTCAATTCCTATATACGCAGTACATGATAATTTTATAACTATGCCTGAATATGCTTGGATTTTGCCGACCCTTTATAGGGAATCAATCTTTCGTATGGGGCACCCACTCATCATAATAAACAAATTTTTATTTGATCATATACTTCTACCTGCAATACAAAACGAACATCCTAAAGATAAACACTTCTTCTCCGTGGAAGAGCGCTCTATGTTATATCGTATGATGATTGATTTACAGAATCCATTGATTCCCGATTTTGGAAGTGTTGATATTACTAAGGATAGAATCAAATCTATAGTGATTCCGAAAGATCTTCTTCTTAAGTGCTTTTCATGTTTATGGATGAGTAAAACTAAAAAAATATCTTTAGTTAGATGGGAATCTTGTCGTGATAAAATCATCAAGGTATACATGAGGTATACTGATGATATCTCTTCAGATGAAGGGGTTAGTAGATGGTTGGAATACAAGAAGAATCTTGACTTAGCTAGTGATCCTGTATGGAGTTGTGATAATACTAATGGTACTCAGGCGGATTCGCTTGATAAAGGCGAGGATGACTACTGCATCCATTATTAA
- the orf115-d gene encoding hypothetical protein, whose product MVLRRIRLIKARMTTASIIKCCFTQLIPCSFLSIKHILYPGLVGIYKYRGHHYQLLGSRVGKKCGKVGFFRCEYRCFSPLETGKTFKSLFHYFHFYLVMYKAYSVDLAFDYFKLK is encoded by the coding sequence ATGGTACTCAGGCGGATTCGCTTGATAAAGGCGAGGATGACTACTGCATCCATTATTAAATGTTGTTTTACTCAACTGATTCCCTGCAGCTTTCTCAGCATAAAACATATTTTATATCCCGGTTTAGTAGGTATATACAAATACCGAGGCCACCACTACCAACTACTTGGTAGCCGTGTGGGAAAGAAGTGTGGGAAAGTGGGCTTCTTTCGCTGTGAATACAGATGTTTCTCCCCCCTTGAGACAGGGAAAACATTCAAGAGCTTATTTCATTATTTCCATTTCTATTTAGTGATGTATAAAGCGTATAGCGTAGATTTAGCGTTTGATTATTTCAAGTTGAAATGA
- the orf275 gene encoding hypothetical protein → MINDFINQLNLTGKYRFGPVVYYQINIKEIPPLIYDVIRMEASKGYLWLDERNLDTHSLIGVYKCRVPMDLLVLKGLSNVILTTVIKAQPNISKFKDLKAMHYAFLNRQENVVKVVSIDLSDCMNYIPTSRILTSQKFTNQYGVYFNLVERIIDLPIYDFHNHCFFPSTGLTPIGEITHVILHNFYQNTVDSLLESRYPGITYSRYGHELFILCKQTDEFTIDDCDIDNILEVLDLYSVDIKWSSDGLLLADNNDKALILHEDGCLEVWNSEDI, encoded by the coding sequence ATGATTAATGATTTCATAAATCAATTGAACTTAACAGGTAAATACCGTTTTGGTCCCGTTGTTTATTATCAAATAAATATTAAGGAGATTCCGCCTTTAATCTATGATGTGATTCGTATGGAAGCATCGAAGGGCTATTTATGGTTGGATGAAAGGAATCTGGATACTCATAGTCTTATAGGAGTGTATAAGTGTAGAGTTCCTATGGACCTACTTGTATTGAAGGGGTTATCTAATGTTATTTTAACAACAGTTATTAAAGCTCAGCCTAACATTTCTAAATTCAAAGATCTGAAAGCCATGCATTACGCATTCTTGAATCGACAAGAAAATGTCGTTAAAGTCGTTAGTATTGATTTGAGTGATTGTATGAATTATATACCTACTTCGCGTATATTAACATCCCAGAAATTTACAAACCAATATGGAGTATATTTCAATCTGGTTGAACGGATTATAGATCTCCCTATCTATGACTTTCATAATCACTGCTTTTTCCCCTCCACGGGGTTAACACCTATAGGTGAAATAACACACGTTATATTGCATAATTTCTATCAGAATACTGTAGATTCCTTGCTCGAGTCTCGGTATCCGGGGATCACCTATAGTCGATACGGTCATGAACTATTTATTCTTTGTAAACAAACTGACGAATTCACAATCGACGATTGTGACATAGATAACATATTAGAAGTACTAGATCTATATAGTGTAGATATTAAGTGGTCGTCCGATGGGTTATTACTGGCCGACAACAATGACAAAGCTCTTATCCTTCATGAGGATGGCTGCCTTGAGGTGTGGAATTCAGAAGACATTTGA
- the orf179 gene encoding hypothetical protein has translation MHGAAESSNSALFTYTSDSYLVEDSASSGRSRSTTSSVNQPLQGEQATPPALPVMQEAANRAPPYVPYPHQLNEIIGGDSVESIQRRLLGTNWNPSAHDIRMARIQAEDLFEVKVDIIRKMAGLHPSGDWMGRGARALDNPRTATGEEHLARLHQMLDDLQSGNFPSATFCRKSPLTGG, from the coding sequence ATGCACGGAGCAGCCGAATCCTCCAATTCGGCCTTATTTACTTATACTTCCGATTCCTATTTGGTAGAGGATTCGGCCAGTTCCGGGCGTAGTAGAAGTACCACCTCGTCGGTCAATCAACCGCTTCAGGGGGAACAAGCTACGCCTCCCGCTCTTCCTGTTATGCAGGAAGCAGCTAATCGGGCTCCGCCCTACGTCCCCTACCCCCATCAACTAAATGAAATAATAGGAGGGGATAGCGTAGAATCCATTCAGAGGCGGCTGTTGGGGACTAATTGGAATCCTTCAGCCCATGACATAAGAATGGCCCGGATTCAAGCCGAAGACCTATTTGAGGTCAAGGTTGACATAATCCGGAAGATGGCGGGCCTGCATCCAAGTGGCGATTGGATGGGACGGGGGGCGCGGGCCCTGGACAACCCCCGTACGGCCACTGGTGAAGAACACTTGGCTAGGTTGCATCAAATGCTTGACGACCTACAGAGCGGGAATTTTCCATCTGCAACCTTCTGTCGAAAGAGTCCGCTTACGGGCGGGTGA
- the rps12 gene encoding ribosomal protein S12, translating into MPTKNQLIRHGREEKRRTDRTRALDQCPQKQGVCLRVSTRTPKKPNSALRKIAKVRLSNRHDIFAYIPGEGHNLQEHSIVLVRGGRVKDLPGVKFHCIRGVKDLLGIPDRRKGRSKYGAERPKSK; encoded by the coding sequence ATGCCTACAAAAAATCAATTGATTCGTCATGGTAGAGAAGAAAAACGGCGCACGGACCGTACTCGAGCTTCGGATCAATGTCCCCAGAAGCAAGGAGTATGCCTGCGTGTTTCGACGAGAACACCGAAAAAACCTAATTCAGCTCTACGTAAGATAGCAAAAGTACGGTTGAGCAATCGACATGATATATTTGCTCACATTCCAGGCGAAGGTCATAATTCGCAGGAACATTCTATAGTCTTAGTCAGAGGGGGTAGAGTGAAAGATTCGCCAGGTGTGAAATCCCATCGTATTCGAGGAGTAAAGGATTTGCTGGGAATTCCGGATCGTAGAAAGGGAAGATCTAAATATGGCGCAGAAAGACCAAAATCTAAATGA
- the nad3 gene encoding NADH dehydrogenase subunit 3 yields MLEFAPICIYLVISLLVSLILLGVPFLFASNSSTYPEKLSAYECGFDPFGDARSRFDIRFYLVSILFIIFDLEVTFFFPWAVSLNKIDLFGFWSMMAFLLILMIGSLYEWKRGALDWE; encoded by the coding sequence ATGTCGGAATTTGCACCTATTTGTATCTATTTAGTGATCAGTCCGCTAGTTTCTTTGATTCCACTCGGTGTTCCTTTTCCATTTGCTTCCAATAGTTCGACCTATCCAGAAAAATTGTCGGCCTACGAATGTGGTTCCGATCCCTCCGGTGATGCCAGAAGTCGTTTCGATATACGATTTTATCCGGTTCCTATTTTATTTATTATCCCTGACCCGGAAGTCACCTTTTCTTTTCCTTGGGCAGTACCTCCTAACAAGATTGATCTGTTTGGATCTTGGTCCATGATGGCCTTTTTATTGATTTTGACGATTGGATCTCTCTATGAATGGAAAAGGGGTGCTTCGGATCGGGAGTAA
- the orf140-b gene encoding hypothetical protein, which yields MRPFGEAKSISGHQTLQLRKRPYGVKGSMYVVTLPALQRCLEDGPDAAERRPRSGFPTSRGTGDGHLEAHHDLQATPARPGKVTRLGVRGSIVPAASRTSYSSFYKENKQRIEQLALGASVFLLGKGSLFCNGKKSAPLI from the coding sequence ATGAGGCCTTTTGGCGAAGCCAAGTCAATTTCGGGCCACCAAACCCTGCAACTGAGGAAAAGGCCCTATGGAGTAAAGGGAAGCATGTACGTTGTCACACTCCCTGCCCTCCAAAGGTGCCTAGAGGACGGGCCAGACGCAGCAGAGCGACGCCCCAGGAGCGGATTCCCCACGAGCAGGGGGACAGGAGACGGCCATCTCGAGGCACATCACGACCTACAGGCAACACCGGCGAGACCCGGGAAGGTAACCCGATTGGGAGTCAGAGGATCCATAGTACCCGCAGCCTCCCGGACTTCATATTCATCATTTTATAAAGAAAACAAGCAACGGATTGAGCAACTAGCGCTAGGCGCATCCGTTTTCTTGCTGGGTAAGGGATCTCTTTTCTGCAACGGAAAAAAATCTGCTCCGCTGATTTGA
- the mat-r gene encoding maturase — MKKEGSKFRPLTVVLPIEKIMKEAIRMVPESIYDPEFPDTSHFRSGRGCHSALRRIKEEWGTSRWFLEFDIRKCFHTIDRHRFISILKEEIDDSKFFYPTQKQFSAGRLVGGEKGPDSVPNSVLLSALLGNIYLHKLDQEIGRIRQKHEIPLVVKIRSVLLRIGRRIDDQEKYGKEASFNAPQDNRALIVGRVKSIQRKATFHSLVSSWHTPPTSTPRRRGDQKTPFVFPPSLAAFLNKPSSLLCAAFLIEAAGLTPKAEFNGREGFNKNLAMRDLLKYCKRRGPLIELGGEAILVTRSERGLARKLAPFKSHSLLIRICYARYADDLLLGIVGAVFLLIEIQKRITHFLQSGLNLWVGSAGSTTIAARSTVEFPGTVIREVPPRTTPIQFLRELEKRLRVKHRIHITACHLRSAIHSKLRDLGYSIPIKELTKGMSGRGRLLDAVQLAETLGKESPQVSVLWGTVKHIRQRSRGISLLHSSGQSKVPSGVQQAVSRSGMSVLKNKLYTPFGRKAAGEGRGHWAGSFSSEFPIQIEAPIKKILRRLRDRGLISRRRPRPIHAASLTNVSDRDIVNWSAGIAISPLSYYRCCDNLYQVRTIVNYQIRWSAIFTLAHKHKSSARNIIPKHPKDSNIVNQEGGKTLAEFPNSIELGKLGLGQDPNNGGALNYMFNK; from the coding sequence AGAAAGAAAGAAGGGTCGAAGTTTAGACCGCTCACAGTAGTTCTACCCATAGAAAAGATCATGAAAGAGGCGATCAGAATGGTACCCGAATCCATTTACGATCCCGAGTTTCCAGACACATCGCACTTCCGCTCGGGTCGAGGCTGCCACTCGGCCCTCAGACGGATCAAAGAAGAGTGGGGAACCTCTCGCTGGTTTTTGGAATTCGACATCAGGAAGTGTTTTCACACCATCGACCGACATCGATTCATCTCAATCTTGAAGGAAGAGATCGACGATTCCAAGTTCTTTTACCCCACTCAGAAACAGTTTTCCGCCGGACGACTCGTAGGAGGTGAGAAGGGCCCTGACTCCGTCCCAAACAGTGTACTACTATCGGCCCTATTAGGCAATATCTACCTACACAAGCTCGATCAGGAGATAGGGAGGATCCGGCAGAAGCACGAAATTCCTCTTGTAGTGAAAATAAGATCGGTTCTATTAAGAATAGGTCGTCGTATTGATGACCAAGAAAAGTATGGAAAAGAAGCAAGCTTCAACGCTCCCCAAGACAACAGAGCCCTCATAGTGGGGAGGGTAAAGAGCATCCAACGCAAAGCGACCTTTCATTCCCTTGTTTCGTCGTGGCACACCCCCCCCACAAGCACCCCCAGGCGAAGGGGAGACCAGAAAACGCCTTTCGTTTTCCCTCCTTCCCTAGCCGCCTTCCTTAACAAGCCCTCGAGCCTCCTTTGCGCCGCCTTCCTCATAGAAGCCGCTGGGTTGACCCCGAAGGCCGAATTCAATGGTAGAGAAGGCTTTAATAAGAATTTGGCCATGAGAGACCTTCTTAAGTATTGCAAAAGAAGGGGCCCGCTGATAGAGCTGGGCGGGGAGGCGATACTAGTTACCAGGTCAGAGAGAGGCCTGGCCCGTAAGCTGGCCCCCTTTAAAAGCCATTCCTTATTAATAAGGATTTGTTACGCGCGATATGCCGACGACTTACTACTGGGAATCGTGGGTGCCGTATTTCTTCTCATAGAAATACAAAAACGTATCACCCACTTCCTACAATCCGGCCTGAACCTTTGGGTAGGCTCCGCAGGATCAACAACCATAGCTGCACGGAGTACGGTAGAATTCCCCGGTACGGTCATTCGGGAAGTCCCCCCGAGGACGACTCCCATACAATTCTTGCGAGAGCTGGAGAAGCGTCTACGGGTAAAGCACCGTATCCATATAACTGCCTGCCACCTACGCTCCGCCATCCATTCCAAGTTAAGGGACCTAGGTTATAGTATCCCTATCAAAGAGCTGACGAAGGGGATGAGCGGAAGAGGTCGTCTACTGGACGCGGTTCAACTAGCGGAGACTCTTGGAAAAGAAAGTCCCCAAGTTAGCGTATTATGGGGGACCGTCAAGCACATCCGGCAAAGATCAAGGGGGATCTCGTTGTTGCATAGCTCAGGTCAGAGCAAGGTGCCATCAGGCGTTCAACAGGCAGTCTCACGATCGGGCATGAGTGTCCTGAAGAATAAATTGTATACTCCCTTTGGTCGGAAGGCGGCGGGGGAAGGAAGGGGACACTGGGCGGGATCTTTCAGCAGCGAATTCCCCATACAGATAGAGGCGCCTATCAAAAAGATACTCCGAAGGCTTCGGGATCGAGGTCTCATTAGCCGAAGAAGACCCAGGCCAATCCACGCGGCCTCTTTGACCAACGTCAGCGACAGAGACATAGTAAATTGGTCCGCGGGCATCGCGATAAGTCCTCTGTCCTACTACAGGTGCTGCGACAACCTTTACCAAGTCCGAACGATTGTCAACTACCAGATCCGCTGGTCCGCTATATTCACCCTAGCCCACAAGCACAAATCTTCGGCGCGGAATATAATCCCAAAGCACCCCAAAGACTCAAATATAGTCAATCAAGAAGGTGGTAAGACCCTTGCAGAGTTCCCAAACAGCATAGAGCTTGGGAAGCTCGGACTCGGTCAAGATCCGAACAACGGCGGAGCACTCAACTACATGTTTAATAAGTAG
- the orf114-b gene encoding hypothetical protein encodes MSIVPGKNGFARSLPKAFSFGKTIQSIFPFSILCSDDCRLCEFHCCGSRVCSNKIVLGFYLVEFIDSAVLVIEFMAPPTIQSNPKSKRWRRHLLIMLSSNIIVVPQVGIQVVKS; translated from the coding sequence ATGTCTATTGTGCCCGGCAAAAACGGATTTGCAAGGAGTTTGCCAAAGGCTTTCTCATTCGGAAAAACAATTCAAAGTATATTTCCCTTCTCCATTCTCTGCTCGGATGATTGCCGCTTGTGTGAATTTCATTGCTGCGGGTCCCGCGTGTGCTCGAATAAGATTGTTTTAGGATTCTATTTAGTTGAATTTATTGACTCCGCGGTGCTGGTTATCGAGTTTATGGCGCCGCCGACCATCCAATCCAATCCAAAAAGTAAAAGATGGCGTCGGCATTTACTTATTATGCTCTCTTCTAATATAATAGTGGTCCCCCAGGTTGGTATTCAGGTTGTAAAATCCTGA
- the rps1 gene encoding ribosomal protein S1, whose protein sequence is MFLVDAGLGTPKICMQDELTGLPIKRATRFENKVGSKNVVAGESLIKKRIFERFFIDLVAGESLIKERAAAGFNDFVGSLDVAAGEPLLLPQRFRQNRAWIELKKIWRTKKKVKGFQINKIEGGYSVAIAGFITFLPFKAKKIKRIANARFAIDSFIPKRRDIVIRQIQTRT, encoded by the coding sequence ATGTTCTTGGTGGATGCAGGCCTTGGTACCCCAAAAATTTGTATGCAAGATGAGCTTACAGGACTGCCAATCAAGCGAGCCACCAGGTTTGAGAATAAGGTGGGATCCAAGAATGTAGTGGCTGGTGAATCACTGATCAAAAAGCGGATTTTTGAGAGATTCTTCATCGATCTAGTGGCCGGTGAATCACTGATCAAAGAGCGAGCAGCCGCCGGGTTTAATGATTTTGTGGGATCCCTGGATGTAGCGGCTGGCGAACCGCTTCTTCTTCCACAAAGATTCAGACAAAACCGAGCTTGGATAGAACTGAAGAAGATTTGGCGAACGAAGAAAAAGGTAAAAGGGTTTCAAATTAATAAAATAGAAGGAGGTTATTCAGTAGCCATCGCAGGTTTCATTACTTTTCTTCCATTCAAAGCTAAAAAAATAAAAAGGATAGCGAATGCTCGATTCGCCATTGATAGCTTTATCCCTAAAAGGAGGGATATTGTGATAAGGCAGATTCAAACAAGAACTTAA